The Aureitalea marina genome includes a window with the following:
- a CDS encoding SMP-30/gluconolactonase/LRE family protein has protein sequence MLVCLLFSCQNQTKSDQSSEVIEEEDKGIAVTEASLKFQWKAELGEGAIWDHKNGRLFWVDILKREVHVLDPESKELSSFPTPSRVGTVVPETDSTAVIALEDGMYRLDLYNKQVKLFTSLETEMDENRFNDGKCDPMGNLWVGSMNLAETEATGKLYKVSPGGKTEIMFSPVTISNGIVWSSDGGTMYYIDTPSASIRAFDFDLETASISNERVAVKVPQTLGYPDGMTIDSEDKLWVGMWNGNAVLRFDPESGEVIGKINVPAHNVTACAFGGPELDKLYITTARVDMSPEELEAFPWPDPSLLLNLE, from the coding sequence ATGCTTGTATGCCTTTTATTCTCTTGTCAAAACCAAACTAAAAGCGACCAAAGCTCAGAAGTTATTGAAGAAGAAGACAAAGGCATTGCAGTGACGGAAGCCAGCCTGAAGTTTCAATGGAAGGCTGAACTGGGCGAGGGTGCAATATGGGATCATAAGAACGGCCGTTTGTTTTGGGTAGACATCCTGAAAAGAGAAGTCCATGTCCTAGATCCAGAATCTAAGGAACTCAGCTCCTTCCCTACTCCTTCCCGGGTGGGAACTGTGGTGCCAGAAACGGACTCCACAGCGGTAATCGCATTGGAGGATGGTATGTATCGGCTCGATCTTTACAATAAACAGGTAAAACTTTTCACTTCCCTGGAAACTGAAATGGACGAGAACAGGTTCAATGACGGTAAGTGTGACCCCATGGGTAATCTCTGGGTTGGATCCATGAACCTGGCCGAAACCGAGGCAACTGGAAAGCTCTACAAAGTTAGTCCCGGCGGCAAGACAGAGATTATGTTCTCCCCGGTGACTATTTCCAATGGCATTGTTTGGTCTTCGGATGGTGGCACCATGTACTATATAGATACTCCTTCTGCGAGCATCCGCGCTTTTGATTTTGACCTGGAGACGGCGAGCATTTCCAACGAACGGGTGGCTGTTAAAGTACCGCAGACCCTGGGTTACCCAGATGGTATGACCATAGATTCTGAAGACAAATTGTGGGTCGGGATGTGGAATGGCAATGCGGTGCTCAGGTTTGATCCGGAATCAGGAGAAGTGATCGGTAAGATCAATGTGCCTGCCCACAACGTTACTGCCTGCGCTTTTGGAGGTCCTGAATTGGATAAATTGTATATCACAACTGCGCGCGTGGACATGAGCCCCGAAGAGTTGGAAGCTTTTCCCTGGCCGGATCCATCTTTGTTGCTGAACCTGGAGTAA
- the gndA gene encoding NADP-dependent phosphogluconate dehydrogenase yields MHPIVIMGVSGCGKTTVGQLVSRILSIPFFDADDFHPEANKQKMASGTPLNDQDRAPWLEDLSDLLAKNKGGMVLACSALKEDYRQILSAGITLNWIILHTEFEVIAERLNIRQDHFFDPSLLQSQFDTLESPDYGLQLDASQDPKILASQVAAACNHMGISDFGLIGLGVMGSNLALNLIDQGIQLSVYNRFSTDEAMVVPNFLKDQSLSQVLGFNQLESFVRSLRTPRKILIMVPAGKAIDSVLEAITPLLQPGDALIDGGNAHYKETSRRAQLMQGKSIAWMGCGVSGGREGARKGPSLMLGGDAGSAPGILKILAQIAAIDKAGAPCISFLGEGGAGHFVKMVHNGMEYAEMQLLAEVFDLLRPSLSYVEIEALFTKWNSGDSQSYLLGITSDILRTNSGNGYELDRIVDVAGSKGTGTWSAAAALELGIPATLLSSAVYARAISTFQDSRRSAEVSKQDLVKWDEETLEQLHSAYSFVRLINHIQGFQLINEACEQFQWTADLSEIARIWTEGCIIKSKLMEACQGWLAETSELVSNPRIRQELSNWEPDVAQCCQWGLQQRTPLSVINGAFNWWLAMNQADSPAKLIQAQRDYFGQHGYFRTDDPQRKVSFKWERTNGH; encoded by the coding sequence ATGCATCCGATCGTCATAATGGGTGTGAGTGGCTGTGGTAAGACCACAGTGGGACAACTGGTTTCACGAATTCTCTCCATCCCATTTTTCGATGCAGACGATTTTCATCCAGAAGCCAATAAGCAAAAAATGGCTTCTGGAACACCGCTGAATGACCAGGATCGAGCCCCTTGGTTAGAAGATCTTTCTGATCTACTGGCCAAGAATAAAGGTGGAATGGTCCTGGCCTGTTCCGCACTCAAAGAGGATTACCGCCAAATTTTGTCAGCGGGAATAACCTTGAACTGGATCATACTTCATACAGAATTTGAGGTCATTGCTGAGCGACTAAACATACGTCAGGATCATTTTTTTGATCCGTCTTTGTTGCAATCTCAATTCGATACCCTGGAATCCCCAGATTACGGTCTACAACTCGATGCGAGCCAAGATCCCAAGATACTGGCCTCTCAGGTTGCAGCAGCTTGTAATCACATGGGAATTTCAGATTTTGGACTAATTGGCTTGGGTGTTATGGGTAGCAATCTCGCCCTAAACCTGATCGATCAGGGAATACAGCTTTCGGTTTATAATCGCTTCAGTACCGATGAAGCTATGGTGGTTCCCAACTTTTTAAAAGATCAATCCCTGAGCCAAGTCTTAGGTTTTAATCAGCTTGAATCTTTTGTTCGCTCCCTTCGAACTCCCAGGAAAATATTGATCATGGTGCCTGCTGGAAAGGCGATAGATTCTGTGTTAGAAGCCATCACCCCTCTGCTCCAGCCAGGAGATGCCTTGATCGATGGTGGGAATGCACACTATAAAGAAACCAGCAGAAGAGCTCAACTAATGCAGGGCAAGTCCATTGCCTGGATGGGTTGTGGCGTATCCGGAGGACGTGAGGGAGCCCGTAAGGGACCCTCCTTGATGTTGGGAGGGGATGCAGGAAGTGCTCCTGGTATATTAAAAATATTAGCTCAAATAGCGGCTATAGATAAAGCGGGCGCGCCCTGTATCAGCTTTCTGGGCGAAGGTGGAGCGGGTCACTTTGTAAAGATGGTACACAATGGGATGGAATATGCCGAAATGCAACTCTTAGCCGAAGTGTTCGATCTGTTACGGCCTTCATTGTCTTATGTGGAGATCGAAGCCTTATTCACCAAATGGAATTCTGGGGATAGTCAAAGCTATTTGTTGGGTATTACGTCAGACATACTCCGGACTAACTCTGGAAATGGCTACGAATTGGACCGAATAGTGGATGTTGCAGGTTCGAAAGGAACCGGGACCTGGTCTGCAGCTGCAGCTTTGGAATTAGGTATACCCGCCACCTTATTATCTTCCGCGGTTTATGCCCGGGCTATTTCCACCTTTCAGGACAGCAGAAGGTCTGCAGAGGTCAGCAAGCAAGATCTGGTCAAATGGGATGAAGAAACCCTGGAACAGCTGCATAGCGCTTATAGTTTTGTTAGGTTGATCAATCATATTCAAGGTTTTCAGCTTATTAATGAAGCTTGCGAGCAGTTCCAATGGACGGCGGACTTATCCGAGATCGCCAGAATATGGACAGAGGGCTGCATCATTAAGTCTAAGTTGATGGAAGCATGCCAAGGCTGGTTAGCGGAGACCTCAGAACTTGTGAGCAACCCGAGAATAAGACAAGAACTGAGCAATTGGGAGCCTGATGTGGCCCAATGCTGTCAATGGGGGCTACAACAGCGAACCCCTCTTTCTGTCATCAACGGTGCATTTAACTGGTGGCTGGCTATGAATCAAGCTGATTCCCCGGCTAAATTGATACAGGCGCAACGAGATTATTTCGGCCAACATGGATATTTCCGTACCGATGATCCACAGCGGAAGGTCAGCTTTAAATGGGAACGAACTAATGGACATTAA